The following are encoded together in the Adhaeribacter arboris genome:
- a CDS encoding CsbD family protein encodes MAYNDFDNDAAELRARSNWTETKGKIRQEYGHLTDDDLEYAEGTQEEWFGKIGDKIGKAAQDVKNWMARL; translated from the coding sequence ATGGCCTATAATGATTTTGATAACGATGCTGCTGAGCTGAGAGCCCGCAGTAACTGGACGGAAACAAAAGGAAAAATCCGCCAGGAGTACGGACACTTAACCGATGATGATTTAGAATACGCCGAAGGCACCCAGGAGGAATGGTTCGGTAAAATCGGCGATAAAATTGGTAAAGCGGCCCAAGATGTAAAAAACTGGATGGCCCGTTTATAA